The following proteins are encoded in a genomic region of Primulina huaijiensis isolate GDHJ02 chromosome 3, ASM1229523v2, whole genome shotgun sequence:
- the LOC140973483 gene encoding probable mitochondrial adenine nucleotide transporter BTL1 isoform X2, which produces MESESQRKSYCVMEDIYGVIAIPKGEFQLHPLSPSLKELQFIVPDLGRAFQDLVRTREVGEFLSGALAGAMTKAVLAPLETIRTRMVVGIGSKNIYGSFNQIIEQQGWQGLWAGNAINMMRIVPTQAIELGTFEYVKRAMTLAQENWNQTESPKLQIGSMSLRFSLSWLSPIAVAGAAAGIVSTLVCHPLEVLKDRLTVSPEVYPNLSIAMHKIYKDGGVPAFYSGISPTLIGMLPYSTCYYFMYETMKKSVCLAKKKESLSRAEMLLVGALSGLTASTISYPLEVARKQLMVGAIRGKCPPHMAAALAQVVREEGLMGLYRGWAASCLKVMPSSGITWMFYEAWKDILLAR; this is translated from the exons atGGAATCTGAATCACAGAGGAAGAGCTACTGTGTGATGGAAGATATTTATGGTGTGATTGCGATACCGAAGGGAGAATTTCAACTCCATCCTCTCTCTCCAAGTTTAAAGGAGCTTCAGTTTATTGTTCCGGATCTAGGGCGAGCTTTTCAG GATTTGGTGAGAACTAGAGAAGTTGGCGAGTTCCTCAGTGGTGCATTAGCAGGGGCTATGACCAAAGCTGTTCTTGCTCCTCTGGAGACCATCAG GACAAGAATGGTGGTCGGAATTGGGTCTAAAAACATTTATGGTAGTTTTAACCAGATAATTGAACAGCAGGGGTGGCAAGGACTTTGGGCTGGAAATGCTATAAATATGATGCGCATAGTTCCCACACAGGCAATTGAGCTTGGAACTTTTGAATATGTGAAGAGGGCAATGACATTAGCACAAGAGAATTGGAATCAAACTGAAAGCCCGAAGTTGCAGATTGGTTCAATGAGCCTCAGATTTTCTCTATCATGGCTCTCTCCCATTGCTGTGGCTGGTGCAGCTGCTGGAATTGTTAGCACCCTCGTGTGTCATCCTCTTGAAGTTTTAAAG GATAGATTGACTGTCAGTCCTGAGGTATATCCTAATCTAAGTATTGCAATGCACAAAATTTACAAGGATGGTGGGGTTCCGGCTTTCTACTCTGGGATTTCACCCACATTGATTGGCATGCTCCCTTACAGCACCTGCTACTATTTCATGTACGAGACAATGAAGAAATCAGTTTGCTTAGCGAAGAAAAAGGAATCTTTAAGTCGTGCAGAGATGCTCTTAGTTGGTGCTCTTTCTG GCTTGACGGCTAGCACGATTAGTTATCCTTTGGAGGTTGCAAGAAAACAGCTGATGGTTGGAGCTATTCGAGGTAAATGCCCACCCCACATGGCTGCTGCACTTGCGCAGGTTGTCAGAGAGGAAGGGCTGATGGGGCTTTACAGAGGCTGGGCTGCTAGCTGTTTGAAAGTCATGCCCTCTTCTGGTATCACCTGGATGTTCTACGAAGCTTGGAAAGATATATTACTCGCTCGTTAG
- the LOC140973483 gene encoding probable mitochondrial adenine nucleotide transporter BTL1 isoform X1 gives MTKAVLAPLETIRTRMVVGIGSKNIYGSFNQIIEQQGWQGLWAGNAINMMRIVPTQAIELGTFEYVKRAMTLAQENWNQTESPKLQIGSMSLRFSLSWLSPIAVAGAAAGIVSTLVCHPLEVLKDRLTVSPEVYPNLSIAMHKIYKDGGVPAFYSGISPTLIGMLPYSTCYYFMYETMKKSVCLAKKKESLSRAEMLLVGALSGLTASTISYPLEVARKQLMVGAIRGKCPPHMAAALAQVVREEGLMGLYRGWAASCLKVMPSSGITWMFYEAWKDILLAR, from the exons ATGACCAAAGCTGTTCTTGCTCCTCTGGAGACCATCAG GACAAGAATGGTGGTCGGAATTGGGTCTAAAAACATTTATGGTAGTTTTAACCAGATAATTGAACAGCAGGGGTGGCAAGGACTTTGGGCTGGAAATGCTATAAATATGATGCGCATAGTTCCCACACAGGCAATTGAGCTTGGAACTTTTGAATATGTGAAGAGGGCAATGACATTAGCACAAGAGAATTGGAATCAAACTGAAAGCCCGAAGTTGCAGATTGGTTCAATGAGCCTCAGATTTTCTCTATCATGGCTCTCTCCCATTGCTGTGGCTGGTGCAGCTGCTGGAATTGTTAGCACCCTCGTGTGTCATCCTCTTGAAGTTTTAAAG GATAGATTGACTGTCAGTCCTGAGGTATATCCTAATCTAAGTATTGCAATGCACAAAATTTACAAGGATGGTGGGGTTCCGGCTTTCTACTCTGGGATTTCACCCACATTGATTGGCATGCTCCCTTACAGCACCTGCTACTATTTCATGTACGAGACAATGAAGAAATCAGTTTGCTTAGCGAAGAAAAAGGAATCTTTAAGTCGTGCAGAGATGCTCTTAGTTGGTGCTCTTTCTG GCTTGACGGCTAGCACGATTAGTTATCCTTTGGAGGTTGCAAGAAAACAGCTGATGGTTGGAGCTATTCGAGGTAAATGCCCACCCCACATGGCTGCTGCACTTGCGCAGGTTGTCAGAGAGGAAGGGCTGATGGGGCTTTACAGAGGCTGGGCTGCTAGCTGTTTGAAAGTCATGCCCTCTTCTGGTATCACCTGGATGTTCTACGAAGCTTGGAAAGATATATTACTCGCTCGTTAG